In Janthinobacterium sp. B9-8, the genomic stretch GCAATATTTGCCATTGGGTTCCGTATTCGCATGCCTTTTAATTTGCCGATTTTTCTGACTTGGTTGCGCGTGGCGCTGATCCCTATTTTTGTGGGCGTTTTTTACCTGCCAGCTACCGTAATGCCGGTGACGATGCAAAATATGGTAGGGGGCTCTTTATTTTTTCTAGCGGCCATTACCGATTGGTTTGATGGCTATTTAGCACGCCGCTGGAATCAAACATCCAGCTTTGGTGCATTTTTAGACCCTGTTGCCGATAAATTGATGGTAGCCGCAGCGCTCATTCTATTGGTTGAGCTGGCTCGCGCGCCAGCATGGCTGGCGGTGATTATTATTGGTCGGGAAATCACCATTTCAGCACTGCGCGAATGGATGGCTCAGCTGGGTAAATCCAAAAATACGGCGGTTGCTTATATCGGTAAATTAAAAACCGGTGCGCAGATGGTTGCTATTTTATTATTGCTTTGGTCTGGTCCCTTGTTGCCCGGAATTTCCACTCAGTTTGTGGGGGAGCTGGCACTTTATGTGGCGGGTATATTGACGATAGTTTCAATGTTTTATTATCTGGAACTGGCCGCGAAGCAATTTAAAGAAGAATAAGTGACTGCAGTCTTTCGATAAAAACCTGCAGCAATCTGCAGGTTTTTTATGGGCCGCATTAAAAGGCGATCGTATGATTATTGTGATGAAGTACGGCGCAAGTGAAGCGCAGATCGACGCGGTAGTGCATAAGATTCATCAATCTGGTTTAAAAGAACATCTTTCGCGCGGCGCAGAGCTGACAATCATTGGCGTGATTGGTGATGAGGAAAGGCTGGAGCCTTCCCGTTTTGCGATTTTACCTGGGGTCGATCGAGTCAATCGCGTTGCCAAGCAATACAAAATTGTTTCTCGCAGCACGCACCCTCATGGCACCACGATTAAAGTGCGCGGCATTGAAATTGGTGGCGTACAGATTCAAATCATTGCCGGGCCTTATGCCGCCGAATCGGCGCAGCAAATGGATTTAACCGCCGACGCGCTAGCCGCAGCATCTTGCCGCATGATGCGTTGCGGCGCATTTCATGCCGAAGCTTATGCCGCGCCGCGAAAAGAGCGCGAAGCCTTGGCTTGGCTCAAAGACGCTGCCGCACGACATCAATTGCCCGTGGTCGCCGAGTTGCCCGATGTGCGTATGCTCGATGCTTTTATGGAATACGATATTGAAATGATTCAGATTGGCGAGCGCAATATGCAAAATCTGGATTTACTCAGGGAAGTGGGGCGAATTAATAAGCCAATCATCCTAAAGCGCGGTGTATCTGCCACGATAGGTGAATGGCTGATGGCCGCGGAATCAATTGCAGCTGGTGGCAATCATAATATTATTTTTTGCGAACATGGTATTCGTACTTTTGAAAATGCCTATCGCAATGTATTGGATATCAGCGCAATTGCTGTATTAAAACAAGAAACTCATTTGCCAGTCATGGTCGACCCAAGCGATGCCTGCGGTAAATCATGGATGGTGCCTGCTTTAACGCAAGCTGCAATTGCTGCAGGGGCCGATGGGGTATTGCTGGATGTGCACCCAAATCCTGCTGAAGCACGCTATGCGGCAGATCAAGCTTTGAGTCCGGCGGATTTAATGCAGTTAATGGCGGGGCTAAAGCCCTTGGCTGCGGCGCTAGGGCGTTCCTTATAAACATGCAGGGGCTTGATATGAAAACATTTAGAAACACAGTGCTGATCGCATTGCTGTCTTTGTCGGTGGCCGCAGAGGCGCGTTCTTTGCTCGATGGTGATTATGTTTTAAGTGAGTGGCGGCATGCAGGGGCCTCATTTCGACCGCATGAAAAAGCGCCTACCTTAACAATTCAAGGCGATCGCCTGAGTGGTTTTGCCGGATGCAATCGCTACTCAGGCTCAATCAGCACCGTGCCTAAGTTTAAAGTGGGTCCACTTGCAACAACACGCATGGCCTGCTTGGGGGATGTTGCGCAGCGTAATGAATCTGCGGTACTGGCTGTGTTTGAAGGCGCTAAGCGCTTTAAATTAAAGCAGCCAAATCGTCTGGAATTTAGCGGTGCTAAGGGGCAGCGTTTGATTTTTATTCGCCAGTCTGATGCCATTGAGCAAGTGCTCTATATTGCGCCAGAAACAAAGACTTGCTCTGCGGGTGTGGCTCAAATGGAGTGCATGCAAACGCGTGAAGCGCCTTCTGGGCAATGGACTCTTTTTTATAGCCAAATCGAAGGCTTCGATTATGTAGCAGGCAAAAGCTACAAAATTAAAGTGCGGCGTGAAAAAGTAGCTAATCCGCCTGCGGATGCTTCCGCATTTAAATATGTATTACTCGAAGTTTTGGGTGACTGATGCGCAAGCTTAAAAAGCTGGTTCTGCTTGGAACGGGCCTGATTGGAGGCTCGTTTTCTTTGGCGCTAAAGCGGGCGAAGTGCGTCGAGCATGTGGTGGGGGTAGGGCGAAACCCTGACAATCTGGCGCGCGCGCTTGAGCTAAAAGTGATTGATGAAGCCAGTAATGATGCGGCTTTAGCGGTTCAAGGTGCCGATTTGGTTTTGCTTAGTGCCCCAGTTGGCCAGATGGCGGCGCTTTTGCAGCAAATTGCACCGCATCTGCCTCTGCATTGCATAGTGAGTGATGCTGGCTCTACCAAGCAGGATGTATGCGCGCTCTATCGGCAATACTTGCCGCAGCACTTAAGTCGTTGCGTGCCGGGGCACCCCATTGCGGGTTCTGAACTATCAGGCGCCGCCGCTGCACAATATGGTTTGTATGAGGGGAGGCGGGTGGTATTGACGCCACTGACCGAAAGCGCACCGGAGTCGATCGAGTTATTAAAATCCTTGTGGCAGGCCTGCGGTGCGCAAGTGTTTGAAATGAGCGCAGCTGAGCACGACGGTGTTTTTTCAGCGGTCAGCCACGTGCCGCATTTGCTGGCGTTTAGCTATATGAATGCCGTACTCGATCGCCACAATGCAGCGCTTTGTTTTGATTTTGCGGCTACAGGATTTCGGGACTTTACGCGTATCGCGGCATCTCACCCTGAAATGTGGCGAGATATCACTTTGGCCAATAAAGAAGCCATTTTGCTGGATTTAAAAGCCAATGCGGCACAATTACTGGCATTAATAGACTGCATTGAAAACCACGATGCTTTAGGCTTGAA encodes the following:
- the pgsA gene encoding CDP-diacylglycerol--glycerol-3-phosphate 3-phosphatidyltransferase; translated protein: MPFNLPIFLTWLRVALIPIFVGVFYLPATVMPVTMQNMVGGSLFFLAAITDWFDGYLARRWNQTSSFGAFLDPVADKLMVAAALILLVELARAPAWLAVIIIGREITISALREWMAQLGKSKNTAVAYIGKLKTGAQMVAILLLLWSGPLLPGISTQFVGELALYVAGILTIVSMFYYLELAAKQFKEE
- a CDS encoding 3-deoxy-7-phosphoheptulonate synthase; amino-acid sequence: MIIVMKYGASEAQIDAVVHKIHQSGLKEHLSRGAELTIIGVIGDEERLEPSRFAILPGVDRVNRVAKQYKIVSRSTHPHGTTIKVRGIEIGGVQIQIIAGPYAAESAQQMDLTADALAAASCRMMRCGAFHAEAYAAPRKEREALAWLKDAAARHQLPVVAELPDVRMLDAFMEYDIEMIQIGERNMQNLDLLREVGRINKPIILKRGVSATIGEWLMAAESIAAGGNHNIIFCEHGIRTFENAYRNVLDISAIAVLKQETHLPVMVDPSDACGKSWMVPALTQAAIAAGADGVLLDVHPNPAEARYAADQALSPADLMQLMAGLKPLAAALGRSL
- a CDS encoding prephenate dehydrogenase — translated: MRKLKKLVLLGTGLIGGSFSLALKRAKCVEHVVGVGRNPDNLARALELKVIDEASNDAALAVQGADLVLLSAPVGQMAALLQQIAPHLPLHCIVSDAGSTKQDVCALYRQYLPQHLSRCVPGHPIAGSELSGAAAAQYGLYEGRRVVLTPLTESAPESIELLKSLWQACGAQVFEMSAAEHDGVFSAVSHVPHLLAFSYMNAVLDRHNAALCFDFAATGFRDFTRIAASHPEMWRDITLANKEAILLDLKANAAQLLALIDCIENHDALGLNEQIVRASTARNQWGRRSRS
- a CDS encoding META and DUF4377 domain-containing protein, whose protein sequence is MKTFRNTVLIALLSLSVAAEARSLLDGDYVLSEWRHAGASFRPHEKAPTLTIQGDRLSGFAGCNRYSGSISTVPKFKVGPLATTRMACLGDVAQRNESAVLAVFEGAKRFKLKQPNRLEFSGAKGQRLIFIRQSDAIEQVLYIAPETKTCSAGVAQMECMQTREAPSGQWTLFYSQIEGFDYVAGKSYKIKVRREKVANPPADASAFKYVLLEVLGD